From Solanum stenotomum isolate F172 chromosome 2, ASM1918654v1, whole genome shotgun sequence:
GTATTTTTACTTCTCATGAACTAATCTTTGTAATTGATTTATATTGCAGTCCATTTTCTTTACATAATTACAACAACACAAGttcctatttttaattttattttatataatgttgAACTCCCATATTATATTATCCTTGATATGCGCGCGAGATGGAGTGAGTTATCTAGAGGAATCACcattatatttctttatatataattttgaataataataataataattcttgcATCATGAACTAACTTTTCGATTGGCTCTGGATCACTTTCTACTCTCAAGCTAATAATATACACGCATGGACTAAGCTACGGTATCACAAAGGGTTTATTTAAACTCCAATCCCTTCATAAAAAAATCAGATTAGAAATAGAAGTTGTTGAATCCCCCGACTTCTTTCTACATTAACTTccataatattttatcttttcgTGAAAATTCTGATTCTGCCACTATCGAAGACATTTGATTCTTTTAACCTAAACTATCCCTATAAAGATCaccttttttatttcatttggtgtAGTGTCACCAAATATTAGTCCTATTCCTCTTATAAGAAATCAAACTGCCTGGTTTTCTATATTACACCTTCTTCTTCATCCTTTACACACactgagagagagagagagagagagagagagatctagagagagaaagaaaaaaaagaagcaatgTTTAGCCAAAGCTTGTTTGAGGATCATCAAGATATGTCAACACAACTaggatttttctcttttcctccAAATTGCAACAATATGGGCATAAGTAGTAGTACTACTACTTCAAGTACTGCTCTACCATTTATTGGATACAACCAAAATACTCTAAAAACCCTCACTATGATCCCTCCCTCTTTTGATCATAATTCCTTAAATATTGAATCTACACATGATCCAAGGCACAAAGAGGACCTTACTACTTCTATTTTTGGAGGACCCCATCTTCTTTCCTTGCAAAAATCCAATCCAAATACATGGTAATCATTAGTATTTCTAATTCTCCAAAAGTCGTCTATTTTGAAGGATCCAACACATGTGTCTGAATAACATAGCTTAACCTTTTATGTTAttcaaactcttcaaaaatatcgaCAGATGCACGTAGGATCTTTCAAAATAATTCATTAGATTCTCCAAAAGTCGTCTATTTTCAAGGATCCAATACGGGTGTCTGAACAATATAGCTTTAGCCTCTATGTtgttcacactcttcaaaaatattgagGATCCTCCCAAATATGGAGGATCCAAATCCGATTTGGGTGCGACATCATTTTTAAGAGTCTAAGTTAAATAACATAGCTTAACCttgattcttttcaaatttttaattttttttttttgcatgtatAGCTAGTTGTTATGACTAAATATGTGTATGATGGATTTTAGGGCATGGGGAGAAGTGCATGAGAGGAGCAATATTATTAAGAGATCAAGGGAATTTGATCTTGATCATCATAATTTAGGGGTTTCATCAATTAAGATGAAGAAGTTCAAATCATCAAGAAGAAAAGTAAGAGAACCAAGATTTTGTTTCAAGACTATGAGTGATGTGGATGTGTTGGATGATGGTTATAAATGGAGAAAATATGGACAGAAAGTTGTAAAAAATACTCAACATCCCAGGTACTTAATTAATACttaatttactttttgttttttccattataattatacaaccaatttactttttgttttccaTTCTAATTATATCTCTTTATTTGTTAACCTTCAACACTCTTCCTTCATTTTCATTGATAAAATGTTTTGCCTCtcatttttgtatttcaaataaaaaaacttacTAATTGTTTAGCCACTCTCTTCACTTGCTAGTCATTAGATTGACTTTAGTAGTGGTTTTGATATTTGGGGGATTTTTTTATCCAACATTCGATATTCGTGATTCTGACTAAATTGAATTCACATTATAAAATCTGTTAgcatttataaataatttaataaaatttaattgctTATAGAGCCTATTAAAGGGGAAAGTTCCCTGATCttcacattattattatttttaaagctCGAACCTCATACTTTTGATTCAGAGTAGAAGGATCATATTGGTTTGATACTAACATAAGGTGTTTGATACtatatattattgtttatattatgtatgtatgtatgtaagGTAATTTCTAGGGAGAGGGTTAAAGTAAATGTTATTattaacctcaaaagaaaaaaaaatgattgaataaTATTTGTAACTATTTGTACTCATGAAATGATAGCCTTTTTGGGCGTGTTACAGAATTTAAATCAGATCATCTTTTAATTAggaaatattatttgaaaaa
This genomic window contains:
- the LOC125855210 gene encoding probable WRKY transcription factor 13, with protein sequence MFSQSLFEDHQDMSTQLGFFSFPPNCNNMGISSSTTTSSTALPFIGYNQNTLKTLTMIPPSFDHNSLNIESTHDPRHKEDLTTSIFGGPHLLSLQKSNPNTWAWGEVHERSNIIKRSREFDLDHHNLGVSSIKMKKFKSSRRKVREPRFCFKTMSDVDVLDDGYKWRKYGQKVVKNTQHPRSYYRCTQDNCRVKKRVERLAEDPRMVITTYEGRHVHSPSQDEEDSQASSQLNNLLW